CGTGAGGTGGCGGCAAGGGAAATCGTCCGCGAGGGCGACGCGGTGACCGCCTACCCGCCCGAGCTCCTCACCCTGGCGGCGTGGCGCCGCAACGCCGGCGGCGGCACGCCCGCCGTGCGGCGCGTAGTGTATGCCGACCCTCCGCTCGGCGACGAGGAGGTCGCGATCATCCGGGCCATGGAACCCGCCCTGGAGCTGGTCACGCCCCGACTGGCACGGCACGTGGACCTCACGGGGCAGCGGGTCGGCATCTCCGCTTCCGCGAGCCCTGACATGGCCCGGCGGGGGTGGGCCCAAGAACAGCTCGATGACTTCCTGGTCGAGGTGGCGCGTTACCTGCTGGCCTCCAACGCTGCCGTGGCGTTCGGAGGCGACCTGCGCGAGGGGGGGCTCAGCGAGGGACTGCTGGAGCTAGCGCGGGCCCACGACGCTTCGGGCCACGCGGACCGCATTCACCTGTTCCTCTACTGGCCGTACCACCGTGACAACCTCGCGCCGGAACGGGAGGCCGAGCTTCGCCCCGAGGTGCGCGTGCACCGCGCGGCGCGGCCCGATACCATCCCGGAAGGCTCCACGCTCGCCCAGGTGGCGGCCGACCGTTCGCTGGCGCAGGCGTCCCTGAGCCGCATGCGGAGCGAGATGACCGCCGCCGTCCAGGCGAGGGTGTTCCTGGGAGGGAAGACGGACGGGTACATGGGGCTTGTCCCCGGCGTGCTGGAGGAGGCCGCGCAGGCGGCGGCAGCGGGCCAGCCACTGTACCTGGTGGGCGCGTTCGGCGGGATGACGGGCGCGCTCATCGGCGCGCTGGGGACCGGCCCGCTCCCGGCCGGTTTCGGAGAGGAGGGCACGAGGCTGCTGGCGACCGTGCGTGCGCACCGCGCGACGGTGCTCGACAACGGGCTCACCGTTCGCGAGAACGAGGAGCTGTTCACGACCACCGAGCTCGCGCATGCCGTCGAGGTGACCGTGCAGGGGATCGGGAGGCGGCTAGCGGCGGCCGCGGCGTAACCCGAACCGGCGATGGTCCACCATGCCAGGGGCGCCACGGCAAGCCCGCTGGCCCGGCGAGATCAAATAGCGTCGCGCATTTTCATCTCCGCGGGGAGCGACCCACCGCCCCGCCCCGGGAAGCCGTCTGGCGCGCGGCGGCTGCCGTCGCCCGGGCGCGCACCTG
This genomic interval from Longimicrobium sp. contains the following:
- a CDS encoding TIR domain-containing protein, coding for MPGDPPFPSGTITAPLAVHVLWTGEDAGADSLANGVYRYLARDPRRPLERGLGIPVRLWKDPVAEAVPALDLDSMSRAAVVPLVGAKMVLDASDALAALRERIEGSGGRHRLYPVALTPAAFRGPLAASNFIRLQSIGEATRLQPLVDALAHALYQLLADEGSGPPRLRLFLSHAKHDGREIAEALRDHLRAETQLDSFFDTNDITYGSAFAEEIERGAEGAALVAIQTDAYASREWCRREVLIAKAAGRPVIVINAVRMGELRSFPYLGNVPTIRWSPGDAVAERCASVVSLALRESLRVVHFTREVAAREIVREGDAVTAYPPELLTLAAWRRNAGGGTPAVRRVVYADPPLGDEEVAIIRAMEPALELVTPRLARHVDLTGQRVGISASASPDMARRGWAQEQLDDFLVEVARYLLASNAAVAFGGDLREGGLSEGLLELARAHDASGHADRIHLFLYWPYHRDNLAPEREAELRPEVRVHRAARPDTIPEGSTLAQVAADRSLAQASLSRMRSEMTAAVQARVFLGGKTDGYMGLVPGVLEEAAQAAAAGQPLYLVGAFGGMTGALIGALGTGPLPAGFGEEGTRLLATVRAHRATVLDNGLTVRENEELFTTTELAHAVEVTVQGIGRRLAAAAA